A genomic stretch from Psilocybe cubensis strain MGC-MH-2018 chromosome 1, whole genome shotgun sequence includes:
- a CDS encoding Vacuolar protein sorting-associated protein 4, whose amino-acid sequence MVRPSQSMRAIEIVQKAIDEDVKHNYAEAYKHYQNSLDYFMLALKYEKNDKSKALIKSKINEYLGRAETLKEHLMTDKRGKNAVGVNGSDGSTGPSGKSKDDGDEHDAETKKLRAGLSDAILSETPNVSWDDVAGLEGAKAALKEAVILPIKFPHLFTGKRTPWKGILLYGPPGTGKSYLAKAVATEAKSTFFSVSSSDLVSKWQGDSERLVKNLFQLARENKPSIIFIDEIDSLAGTRNESESEGSRRIKTEFLVQMNGVGHDDTGVLVLGATNIPWQLDNAIKRRFEKRIYIPLPGAEARRRMFEIHVGSTPCELSPKDYRTLADRTEGYSGSDISIVVRDALMQPVRKVISATHFKRVEKEGEMKWTPCSPGDPAAVEKTWSDIESNELVEPPLKVTDFLKSLESTRPTVTEADIQKHDQWTKESGNDGA is encoded by the exons ATGGTCCGTCCAAGTCAGTCCATG CGAGCTATAGAAATCGTACAAAAGGCCATCGACGAAGATGTCAAACACAACTACGCCGAAGCTTACAAGCATTACCAGAACTCCTTGGATTACTTCATGTTAGCCTTGAAGT ATGAGAAGAACGACAAGTCGAAAGCACTGATTAAGTCCAAGATCAACGAATACCTGGGTCGCGCCGAAACTCTGAAAGAACATCTCATGACAGATAAACGAGGCAAGAATGCCGTCGGTGTGAATGGTAGTGATGGATCTACAGGCCCCTCAGGGAAATC GAAAGATGACGGTGACGAACATGATGCCGAAACCAAGAAGCTGCGGGCGGGGCTGTCCGATGCTATCCTCTCAGAAACACCGAACGTTAGCTGGGACGATGTTGCAGGTCTTGAGGGCGCTAAAGCAGCATTGAAGGAGGCTGTCATTCTACCGATCAAGTTTCCGCACCTTTTCACAGGCAAGCGTACACCATGGAAGGGCATTTTGCTCTACGGTCCCCCGGGAACAGGGAAATCGTATCTCGCCAAAGCTGTTGCCACCGAGGCAAAGAGCACTTTCTTCAGCGTTAGTTCAAGTGATTTGGTTAGCAAGTGGCAGGGTGATTCAGAACG ATTGGTGAAGAATCTCTTCCAATTAGCTCGCGAGAACAAACCTTCTATTATTTTCATCGATGAAATCGACTCTTTAGCTGGCACACGTAacgaatccgaatctgagGGCTCAAGACGAATCAAGACTGAATTTCTTGTGCAGATGAATGGTGTTGGACATGACGATACCGGAGTTTTAGTACTGGGTGCCACAAACATTCCATGGCAGCTTGATAATGCAATAAAGCGTCG TTTTGAAAAGCGTATATATATACCCCTCCCTGGCGCTGAAGCTCGACGACGCATGTTCGAAATTCATGTTGGATCCACCCCCTGCGAGCTTTCTCCTAAAGATTACCGAACTCTAGCCGACAGGACTGAGGGGTATTCAGGATCCGATATCTCGATTGTCGTCCGCGATGCACTCATGCAGCCAGTGCGTAAGGTGATATCTGCGACACACTTCAAGAGGGTGgagaaagaaggagaaatgaAATGGACACCTTGCTCTCCAGGAGATCCTGCGGCAGTTGAGAAGACCTGGTCTGATATCGAGTCTAACGAGCTTGTCGAGCCACCACTCAAAGTAACCGACTTCCTGAAATCTCTTGAATCCACGCGGCCGACCGTCACGGAAGCTGATATCCAAAAACATGACCAATGGACGAAGGAATCTG GGAATGACGGGGCGTAA
- a CDS encoding FK506-binding protein 1: MGVTVETIVPGDGVNYPKRGDKVTIHYVGTLTDGKKFDSSRDRGKPFEIEIGTGKVIKGWDVGVMQLSLGQIAVLTATPDFAYGPRGFPPTIPPNSTLKFEVELMRIN, from the exons ATG GGCGTTACTGTTGAAACTATTGTTCCTGGAGACGGTGTTAACTATCCTAAAAGAGGAG ACAAAGTGACCATTCACTACGTTGGAACTCTCACTGATGGAAAAAAATTTGACTCAAGCCGGGATCG TGGCAAGCCATTCGAGATAGAAATTGGCACAGGAAAGGTTATTAAGGGCTGGGATGTAG GTGTCATGCAACTGTCCTTAGGACAGATAGCTGTCCTCACAGCAACCCCGGACTTC GCATACGGGCCACGTGGGTTCCCTCCCACCATTCCTCCAAATTCAACGCTCAAATTTGAGGTTGAGTTGATGAGAATCAACTAA